A genomic region of Methanobacterium sp. SMA-27 contains the following coding sequences:
- a CDS encoding glycosyltransferase: MKKILFTHQGPHKVHGVFAETITENWYRYGDNYSEIIKNLIKSVFDRSIYDIILVEGGLGLPHAVLKKIKNHETKIILLNADTLLFDLPKMNPLKKMVVKFLLSYVDGYIAISPLNKKIALNNYPDKPISFVYPYGSNNSFQINCDLNSNNLLFIGNQESCKRFDLLVNAVEILNKRGNEFNLYLVGSCIDSITADFPWLHKEGFQKNLDKYFKNCSLYVHPADFDSCPVTVFETMSSGMIPIITENVGEADILIDNGLEYLVLKDNNPKTIADKILEINNRDEKWKTNISVKCKKISSKYNAETQSKEFKKAFQEVVNQL, encoded by the coding sequence ATGAAAAAAATTCTTTTCACACATCAGGGACCACACAAAGTTCATGGTGTATTTGCAGAAACCATAACAGAGAACTGGTACAGATATGGAGATAACTATTCAGAGATAATAAAAAATCTAATTAAATCAGTGTTTGACCGGAGTATATATGATATTATACTTGTTGAAGGTGGACTGGGACTACCTCATGCAGTTCTTAAAAAAATCAAGAATCATGAAACCAAGATAATACTTTTAAACGCAGATACACTTCTCTTTGACCTTCCAAAAATGAATCCATTGAAAAAAATGGTAGTTAAATTTCTTTTATCTTATGTAGATGGATATATTGCAATATCCCCTTTGAATAAAAAAATAGCATTGAATAACTATCCAGATAAACCCATATCTTTTGTTTACCCATATGGTTCCAATAACAGTTTCCAAATAAACTGTGATCTAAATTCTAACAACCTATTATTTATTGGAAATCAGGAAAGCTGCAAAAGATTTGACCTATTAGTTAATGCAGTTGAAATATTGAATAAAAGAGGTAATGAATTCAATTTATACCTGGTAGGATCATGTATTGACAGTATAACTGCAGATTTTCCATGGTTACATAAAGAGGGATTCCAAAAAAATCTGGATAAATATTTTAAGAACTGTTCACTCTATGTTCATCCTGCAGATTTTGATTCCTGTCCTGTAACAGTTTTTGAAACAATGTCATCTGGAATGATACCTATCATAACCGAGAATGTAGGCGAAGCAGATATATTAATTGATAATGGATTGGAATACCTTGTTTTAAAAGATAATAATCCCAAAACAATTGCAGATAAAATACTTGAAATAAATAACAGGGATGAAAAATGGAAGACAAATATTTCTGTTAAATGTAAGAAAATAAGCTCCAAATACAATGCAGAAACCCAATCTAAAGAATTTAAAAAAGCATTTCAAGAAGTTGTGAACCAATTATAA
- a CDS encoding glycosyltransferase family 2 protein, which yields MNPQVTVVLLNWNGWKDTIECLESLYQIDYPNYDIILVDNDSDDDSIERITAYCEAQIKPKSNFYSYKSDNKPIQIFEFNKKETETGKALELDYNSVSSNQRLILIKNDKNYGFAEGNNIGIRYALKSLDPTYILLLNNDTVVDSHFLTELVKTGESNDKIAVIGPKTFFYDFNGKNNVIWSVGGVIDLSRYPGYHDIELGHNNPPIDSNSTMKVGWVSGAIMLIKTKMLPGKLLNSEFFFGCEDADICIEMDKKGYKMVTNLKSVVWHKAGVSKSKVKFMGITREIKTNLKFMKTHEENYKLHLPIYTVQLLYRYSSMLLKKIARNIKNS from the coding sequence ATGAATCCTCAAGTAACGGTTGTACTGTTAAATTGGAATGGATGGAAGGATACTATTGAATGTTTAGAATCCCTTTATCAGATTGATTATCCCAACTATGATATTATCCTGGTTGACAATGATTCTGACGATGATTCCATTGAAAGGATCACAGCTTACTGTGAAGCCCAAATCAAACCAAAATCCAATTTTTACAGTTATAAATCTGATAACAAACCAATTCAGATATTCGAGTTTAATAAAAAAGAAACTGAAACTGGAAAAGCTCTGGAATTAGACTACAACTCCGTATCATCGAACCAGAGATTGATACTAATAAAAAATGATAAAAACTATGGATTTGCCGAGGGTAATAATATTGGAATAAGGTATGCCTTGAAATCACTTGATCCTACCTATATACTCCTTTTAAATAATGACACAGTTGTGGATAGTCATTTCTTAACCGAACTGGTAAAAACTGGAGAAAGTAACGATAAAATTGCTGTTATCGGACCAAAGACATTTTTCTATGATTTTAATGGAAAAAATAATGTTATATGGAGTGTTGGTGGAGTTATAGATCTTTCAAGGTATCCCGGATACCATGATATAGAATTGGGACATAACAACCCACCAATTGATAGTAATTCCACAATGAAAGTTGGATGGGTTTCGGGAGCTATCATGCTGATAAAAACCAAAATGTTGCCAGGAAAGCTTTTAAATTCCGAATTTTTCTTTGGATGTGAAGATGCAGATATCTGCATTGAAATGGACAAAAAAGGATATAAAATGGTAACAAATTTAAAGTCGGTTGTATGGCACAAGGCAGGAGTTTCTAAAAGTAAGGTAAAATTCATGGGTATAACAAGAGAAATTAAAACCAACCTAAAATTCATGAAAACCCATGAAGAAAATTATAAACTACATCTCCCCATCTACACAGTTCAGCTATTATATCGGTATTCTTCAATGCTACTTAAAAAGATTGCAAGGAACATTAAAAATTCTTGA
- a CDS encoding GDP-mannose 4,6-dehydratase produces MNWKDKNILITGVGGFAGSYLAEELLNQKANVYGLIRRRADGTKAKNLIDHGIENSVKTIEGDLTEITSLTNALEISEPEYIFHLAAQSFVPRSFENSPETQMINCIGTANLLDATRKTDSDAKVVFAGSSEEYGLVISTEDQYKQAKKEYGTIFPEPVNIPEVPIKETNPLRPMSPYAVSKVYGDHLMQNYYHSYGLNTVVSRAFNHEGAGRGLMFVTSVVTNQVMKLKFGEIDKITIGNLNAFRDWSHVKDIVNGYMTLAENGKSGEVYNQGSMRTNSVLSYILLGLKEAGWNIGKIETFNGDKSIENPTEIDDSAVYGVKFDKTVVDTMILDGKLEYTLEDRGIKVHTDKGIIPIEFNPDRFRPAEVPILFADTEKIQGIGATIEHSLNDIIRDQLNYFLKKENRL; encoded by the coding sequence ATGAACTGGAAAGACAAAAATATTTTAATCACAGGTGTGGGTGGATTTGCAGGATCCTACCTTGCAGAAGAATTATTAAATCAAAAAGCTAATGTTTATGGATTGATCAGAAGAAGGGCAGATGGAACCAAAGCCAAAAACCTAATTGATCATGGAATCGAAAACAGTGTCAAAACAATTGAAGGAGATCTAACAGAAATAACATCACTTACAAATGCACTGGAGATATCAGAACCAGAATATATATTCCATTTAGCAGCACAATCCTTTGTTCCGAGATCATTTGAAAATTCACCTGAAACACAGATGATAAACTGTATTGGAACTGCTAATCTATTGGATGCAACTAGAAAAACAGATTCAGATGCAAAAGTAGTCTTTGCAGGTTCAAGCGAAGAATACGGGCTTGTAATTTCAACTGAAGATCAGTATAAACAGGCAAAAAAAGAGTATGGAACTATATTTCCCGAACCTGTAAATATTCCGGAAGTTCCAATCAAGGAAACCAATCCTCTAAGACCGATGTCACCTTATGCTGTGTCCAAGGTCTACGGTGACCATTTAATGCAAAATTACTACCATTCATATGGTTTGAATACAGTGGTTTCAAGAGCTTTTAATCATGAAGGAGCTGGAAGGGGACTGATGTTTGTAACATCTGTTGTAACCAACCAGGTTATGAAACTGAAATTTGGAGAAATTGACAAGATTACAATTGGAAATTTAAATGCATTCAGGGACTGGTCCCATGTTAAGGATATAGTAAACGGATACATGACCCTTGCAGAAAATGGAAAATCAGGAGAAGTTTACAATCAGGGATCAATGAGAACCAACTCGGTACTCAGCTATATATTATTAGGCTTAAAAGAAGCAGGATGGAATATAGGAAAAATTGAAACCTTTAATGGCGATAAATCCATAGAAAACCCGACTGAGATAGATGATTCGGCAGTATATGGAGTTAAATTTGATAAAACAGTTGTAGACACCATGATTCTTGATGGAAAACTCGAGTACACACTTGAAGATAGGGGAATTAAGGTACATACAGATAAAGGAATTATTCCAATTGAATTTAATCCAGATAGATTCAGACCTGCAGAAGTACCAATTCTATTTGCAGATACAGAGAAGATCCAAGGGATAGGTGCAACAATTGAGCATAGTTTGAATGATATTATAAGGGATCAGTTGAATTACTTCCTAAAAAAGGAAAATAGACTTTAA
- a CDS encoding glycosyltransferase family 4 protein has protein sequence MHEPLKIAVFHNLPSGGAKRALYGYVEYLTKTGNQVDVFVPSTANEEFLPLRDLVGHVHVFPVPKTLGGSIYSTLKYIPPAVKQISLRDLEKTEQIMADVINNGPYDVVFSEQDQYTMAPFLLKYIKKPMVFYCQQPLRNDAVSEMIFPREKNNIMGSLKGLGSKIVVKRGLSIDKTNSFYSDYTLSNSYFSRESILRMYGINSHVSYLGVDPEMFKPLDVPVEKFILSVGTFTPEKGHGFLVESIALIDQEIRPKLVVVSNSSFPPWKTYLEKHAEELGVDMEIKSLINDDELVVLYNQAEMVVYSPYLEPFGLVPLESMACGTPVVAVKEGGVRETVIHKKTGLLIDRDEELFAEAVTKMLSKEYKRYNMGKKSVETIQNFWTLDHAGERLLEHLNRVINKDIQYTKNISNRK, from the coding sequence ATGCATGAACCATTGAAAATCGCAGTTTTTCATAATTTACCATCTGGTGGGGCAAAAAGAGCCCTTTATGGTTATGTGGAATACTTAACAAAAACAGGAAATCAGGTAGACGTTTTCGTACCTTCAACAGCTAACGAAGAATTTCTACCCCTTAGGGATCTAGTTGGTCATGTTCATGTATTTCCAGTTCCAAAAACTCTGGGAGGCTCAATTTACTCCACACTCAAATATATACCTCCTGCTGTAAAACAGATCTCACTTAGGGATCTAGAGAAAACAGAACAAATTATGGCAGATGTAATAAATAACGGTCCATATGATGTTGTTTTTTCTGAACAGGATCAGTACACAATGGCACCATTCTTACTCAAATACATAAAAAAACCAATGGTATTTTACTGCCAGCAACCACTTAGAAATGATGCTGTATCAGAGATGATATTCCCACGGGAAAAAAATAATATAATGGGTTCTTTAAAGGGTTTAGGAAGTAAAATTGTAGTTAAAAGAGGTCTTAGCATAGATAAAACCAATTCATTTTACTCTGATTATACACTTTCAAACTCATACTTTTCAAGGGAAAGCATCTTGAGAATGTATGGAATCAACTCCCATGTATCATATCTTGGAGTTGATCCTGAAATGTTTAAACCATTAGATGTACCCGTAGAAAAATTTATACTCTCAGTTGGAACATTCACACCTGAAAAAGGTCACGGCTTCCTTGTTGAATCTATTGCACTTATAGATCAAGAGATACGTCCCAAACTTGTTGTTGTTTCCAATTCAAGTTTCCCTCCATGGAAAACTTATCTTGAAAAACATGCCGAAGAATTGGGTGTTGATATGGAAATAAAAAGTTTAATAAACGACGATGAACTTGTTGTTCTCTACAACCAGGCAGAAATGGTTGTGTATTCTCCATACCTCGAACCTTTTGGTCTGGTACCACTTGAATCAATGGCCTGTGGAACACCGGTAGTTGCTGTTAAAGAAGGAGGAGTAAGGGAGACAGTTATCCATAAAAAGACTGGACTATTAATAGACCGAGACGAAGAATTATTTGCAGAAGCAGTTACAAAAATGCTTTCAAAGGAATATAAACGGTATAATATGGGTAAAAAATCTGTTGAAACCATTCAAAATTTCTGGACATTGGATCATGCAGGAGAAAGATTGTTAGAGCATTTAAACCGTGTTATTAACAAGGATATACAATATACAAAAAATATATCCAACAGAAAATGA
- a CDS encoding glycosyltransferase family 2 protein — translation MLKDYPRVSVIILNWNGSKDTIECLESLYKINYPNYNVVLVDNASTDNSILNIRDYCNGQLKVESKFFMYETENKPIKLLEFTEEDIKNITSEKYSDLIKDSSNKILNLIKNQDNYGFAKGNNIGIAYALNSLNPDYILLLNNDTVVDPEFLLEMVLTAGSNEKYGFVGAKTYFYTQDEVLQAAGGGDVDFKHGIVNELASNTQDNGDYDIYIEMDYVGGACLLCKREVINTVGCLDSNFFMYWEDVNWCLTGLKHGYKSVYSFKSKIWHKYGASSASDFKIYYLNRNRIYVIKEHAKRNEYYYFLIYFFGYRLWYESLDYLVNQRDFKRFKCLIKGALDGLRGP, via the coding sequence ATGTTAAAAGATTATCCACGGGTATCTGTGATTATTTTAAACTGGAATGGCTCGAAAGACACTATAGAATGTCTTGAGTCCCTCTACAAAATAAATTATCCAAATTATAACGTAGTACTGGTGGACAATGCATCAACAGATAATTCCATACTAAATATAAGGGATTACTGTAATGGTCAATTAAAAGTTGAATCCAAATTTTTCATGTATGAAACTGAAAATAAACCAATAAAATTATTAGAATTCACAGAAGAAGATATAAAAAACATAACCTCCGAAAAATATTCAGATTTAATTAAGGATTCTTCAAATAAAATTTTAAACCTAATAAAAAATCAGGATAACTATGGTTTTGCCAAGGGAAACAACATTGGAATTGCTTATGCATTAAATAGTTTAAACCCTGATTATATCCTGCTACTCAATAATGACACTGTTGTTGACCCTGAATTTCTGCTTGAAATGGTTTTAACAGCTGGAAGTAACGAAAAATATGGTTTTGTAGGTGCAAAAACCTACTTCTACACCCAAGATGAAGTACTTCAAGCTGCTGGTGGAGGGGATGTTGATTTTAAACATGGAATTGTCAATGAATTAGCTTCAAACACCCAAGATAATGGAGATTATGATATTTATATTGAAATGGACTATGTTGGAGGGGCATGTTTACTCTGTAAAAGGGAAGTTATCAACACAGTGGGATGCCTAGATTCAAATTTTTTCATGTACTGGGAAGATGTTAACTGGTGTTTAACTGGATTAAAACATGGATATAAATCAGTTTACTCCTTTAAGTCTAAAATATGGCATAAATATGGTGCATCAAGTGCGAGTGATTTCAAAATTTACTACCTTAACCGAAACAGAATATATGTTATTAAGGAACATGCCAAAAGAAATGAATACTACTACTTCCTAATTTACTTCTTTGGGTACCGTTTATGGTACGAATCATTGGATTACCTTGTAAATCAACGGGATTTTAAAAGATTTAAATGTTTGATTAAAGGTGCCTTAGACGGTTTAAGAGGACCATAA
- a CDS encoding glycosyltransferase family 4 protein, with amino-acid sequence MKINFTLYSTSVTGGVRAIFEVANGLSQRGHEVIITSLEGDHTWFPLTAKVNYVEKPNFIRILNPLKQLKSRESLRYSSISPVLGQMKMGFEADLIKPLTEAIPDCDINVATWFFTSFAVFRSNKGKQFYFFMDFDELAEKHGNYYHMLFKESLYLPLNIITISTWLKEWIMENYSKDAVVAGVGIEHNVFYPRTTILEDVEGYKIMGIFRGFDYKGDSDLINALNIVSEKIPKINPIIVCSKDTFHDLIKKHTLKFQYTFFESPSDDTLAELYSSSDLFVFASHMEGYGLPPLEAMACGTPVITTDCKGVRDFVVHGENALMVPAKEPETIAESIIKIYNNPDLAKKLKEEGILTAQKFTWERVVDVFEKNFQDSLDK; translated from the coding sequence ATGAAAATAAATTTTACACTCTATTCAACATCAGTGACAGGTGGTGTCAGAGCCATATTTGAAGTTGCAAACGGACTATCCCAAAGGGGTCATGAAGTTATTATAACCTCACTTGAAGGTGATCATACATGGTTTCCACTTACTGCCAAAGTTAACTACGTTGAAAAACCCAACTTCATAAGAATACTGAATCCGCTTAAACAATTAAAATCGCGAGAATCATTACGATACAGTAGTATAAGTCCAGTTTTAGGCCAGATGAAGATGGGATTTGAAGCAGATCTTATAAAACCATTAACAGAGGCAATTCCAGATTGTGATATAAATGTTGCAACATGGTTTTTTACTTCATTTGCAGTGTTCAGAAGCAATAAGGGAAAGCAATTCTACTTTTTCATGGATTTTGATGAACTTGCAGAAAAACATGGCAACTACTATCATATGCTATTTAAAGAAAGTCTTTACCTGCCCTTAAACATTATCACAATTTCAACATGGCTTAAAGAATGGATAATGGAAAATTACAGTAAAGATGCAGTTGTTGCAGGTGTTGGAATTGAACACAATGTATTTTACCCCCGCACAACCATACTGGAAGATGTTGAAGGCTACAAAATAATGGGAATTTTCCGAGGATTTGATTACAAAGGAGATAGCGACTTAATAAATGCTTTGAACATTGTATCCGAAAAAATACCTAAAATAAATCCAATTATAGTGTGCAGTAAAGACACATTCCATGACTTAATAAAAAAACATACCTTAAAATTTCAATATACCTTCTTTGAAAGTCCTAGTGATGATACACTAGCAGAACTGTACAGTTCAAGCGATCTATTCGTTTTTGCATCACACATGGAAGGTTATGGACTACCACCACTTGAAGCAATGGCATGTGGTACACCTGTTATAACAACAGATTGCAAAGGAGTCAGAGACTTTGTTGTGCACGGGGAAAATGCATTAATGGTACCTGCTAAAGAACCTGAAACAATTGCTGAGTCCATTATAAAGATTTACAATAATCCTGATTTAGCTAAGAAATTAAAAGAAGAAGGGATTTTAACAGCCCAGAAATTTACATGGGAAAGAGTAGTTGATGTTTTTGAAAAGAATTTCCAAGATTCATTGGATAAATAA
- a CDS encoding glycosyltransferase family 4 protein, with protein sequence MVKKKYVCLFPGLLNYHLIKDVGLLPYTMGKFFNYNSNILTYNNDNYSYLDNELNGNDLNLIYLEKKFNTETRDVIYYLLKNSRNIDVFQSFNLHDTLGLFSFFFIYKILNRKGKVYVKLDADDLIISLLVEKKGIYRYMQNFMIKHLIDVMSVESTRSYEKLIESNTIPSDKLIQIPNGISIKSNIEIQEKRNYILNVGHLGSKAKATEILLDAFSKIDNLEDWKLILVGSIDESFNGYIDDYFKINPHLIDKVIFKGYISDRDEIYKYYSESKIFCFPSRSESFGIALIESAYFGNYLLTTDVGGAKDVLDVTNYGEIIKMDDSNYLAGRLQELISNPEKCEKDPYELMTKVNDKFNWAKLCEKIDKRLNP encoded by the coding sequence ATGGTAAAGAAAAAGTATGTATGCCTATTCCCTGGGTTATTGAATTATCATCTGATAAAGGATGTGGGATTACTCCCCTATACCATGGGCAAATTTTTTAACTACAACTCAAATATTCTCACCTACAATAATGATAATTACAGTTATCTGGATAATGAGCTAAATGGAAATGATTTAAATCTTATTTATCTTGAAAAAAAATTTAATACAGAAACTCGTGATGTAATATACTATTTATTAAAAAATTCTAGAAATATAGATGTATTCCAATCTTTTAATCTACACGATACACTTGGACTTTTTAGTTTCTTTTTTATCTACAAAATATTAAACAGAAAGGGTAAGGTCTATGTGAAATTGGATGCCGATGATTTAATAATATCATTGTTGGTTGAGAAAAAGGGTATTTACAGGTATATGCAAAATTTTATGATAAAACACCTGATTGATGTTATGAGTGTTGAATCTACTAGATCATATGAAAAACTAATAGAATCTAATACAATACCTTCTGATAAGCTCATCCAAATCCCAAATGGCATTTCTATTAAATCCAACATTGAAATTCAAGAAAAAAGGAATTATATACTAAATGTGGGACATTTAGGATCAAAAGCAAAGGCAACAGAAATTTTATTGGATGCATTTTCAAAGATTGATAATTTGGAGGATTGGAAATTAATACTTGTTGGAAGTATTGATGAATCATTTAATGGATATATAGATGATTATTTTAAAATAAATCCTCATCTAATTGATAAAGTAATATTTAAGGGTTATATATCTGATAGGGATGAAATTTACAAGTATTATTCTGAATCGAAAATTTTTTGTTTCCCTTCAAGATCTGAAAGTTTTGGAATAGCATTAATTGAATCTGCTTATTTTGGAAATTATTTACTTACAACAGATGTTGGCGGTGCAAAGGACGTATTAGATGTAACAAATTATGGTGAAATTATTAAAATGGATGATAGCAATTATCTTGCAGGAAGATTACAGGAATTAATTTCAAATCCGGAAAAATGCGAAAAAGATCCATATGAATTGATGACAAAGGTAAATGATAAATTTAATTGGGCCAAATTATGTGAAAAGATTGATAAAAGACTAAATCCCTAA
- a CDS encoding flippase, giving the protein MSAVSKIAKNTSILLLSQVISYILAFFYTIYTARYLGAAGFGILSTALALGALLSIFTELGLSTLTTREVSREKSLANKYIGNTIVLKIALSTITLVLMFLIVYIEHYSPEIAVVVYFITISFVVGAFTNIFYSVFQAYEKMEYQSIGQIINSIIMFSGILLIIYYQMSITNFALIYLIASIVSLIFGIIICAWKFILPKIEIDITLWKFLIIEAIPLTLSGVFLLIAFRIDTVLLQIINGNEAVGVYNAAYGLMSALMFLPSVYVMSVFPMLSRFNVSSKDLLKISYEKSFKYLIIIGLPIAVGTTLIASPLILFIYKSGFSQSIIALQILIWSIPIIFVNYILGTAINSINKQSQMVKSAFIVMALNIILNLLLLPKYGFVAASFITVITELSACIFWFHIMNVNGYNIPVHKILVKPVIASLIMGLFVALVNINLIIVIVVATIIYFGVLFFLKTFSEEDINLFKQMLGRD; this is encoded by the coding sequence ATGAGTGCAGTAAGTAAAATAGCAAAAAATACATCAATTTTACTTTTATCCCAGGTTATAAGTTATATATTGGCCTTTTTTTATACAATATATACTGCACGTTACCTTGGAGCAGCAGGCTTTGGAATATTGTCCACTGCTCTTGCTTTAGGAGCTCTACTATCAATTTTCACAGAATTGGGTCTGAGTACACTGACAACCAGAGAAGTTTCAAGAGAAAAATCATTAGCTAATAAATATATTGGGAATACAATTGTTCTTAAAATAGCTTTAAGTACCATTACCTTGGTTTTAATGTTCTTAATAGTATATATAGAACATTATTCTCCTGAAATTGCCGTGGTAGTATATTTCATAACAATATCCTTTGTTGTGGGTGCTTTTACCAATATTTTCTACTCGGTTTTCCAGGCATATGAAAAAATGGAGTATCAATCAATTGGACAGATTATCAACAGTATAATAATGTTTTCTGGTATATTATTGATTATTTACTATCAGATGTCCATAACCAATTTTGCCCTTATCTACCTCATTGCAAGTATAGTTTCCTTAATTTTTGGCATAATCATCTGTGCATGGAAGTTCATTTTACCTAAAATAGAAATAGACATTACTTTATGGAAGTTTCTGATAATTGAAGCCATTCCCCTGACATTATCAGGCGTTTTTTTGTTGATTGCATTTAGAATTGATACAGTTCTACTCCAGATAATAAATGGAAATGAAGCTGTAGGAGTTTACAATGCTGCCTATGGTTTGATGAGTGCGTTAATGTTTTTACCATCTGTCTATGTAATGTCTGTGTTTCCGATGTTATCAAGATTTAATGTTTCATCAAAAGACTTACTTAAGATTTCATATGAAAAATCGTTTAAATATCTAATTATAATTGGTCTGCCAATTGCAGTGGGCACGACCCTAATTGCCAGCCCATTAATATTATTTATCTACAAATCAGGGTTTTCACAATCAATAATAGCTCTTCAAATACTAATATGGTCAATACCAATAATATTTGTGAATTATATACTGGGAACAGCAATTAACTCAATTAACAAGCAAAGTCAAATGGTAAAATCAGCATTCATTGTCATGGCACTGAATATAATATTGAATTTACTTCTTCTACCAAAATATGGTTTTGTTGCAGCTAGTTTCATAACAGTTATTACAGAACTGTCAGCTTGTATATTCTGGTTCCATATAATGAATGTGAATGGATATAACATCCCCGTCCACAAAATATTGGTAAAACCAGTGATTGCAAGTTTAATTATGGGCCTATTCGTTGCTTTGGTAAATATAAATCTAATAATAGTGATAGTAGTAGCTACCATCATATATTTTGGAGTTTTATTCTTCCTAAAAACATTTTCAGAAGAAGATATCAATTTATTTAAACAAATGTTGGGCAGAGATTAA
- a CDS encoding SDR family oxidoreductase: protein MKNKKVVVTGGLGFIGSHLIDRLNENNNIVIVDNQSSGDIKNIKDFDFTKIDTNLGDITKMNLENIFEGADYVFHMAAMTSVTQSVVDPIGCNETNVTGTLKVLEAARKCGVKKLVFSSSSAVYGETESLPISEKIPINPLSPYAVAKATGELYCNVYSEIYGLPTVALRYFNVFGPRQDPESDYAPVIPIFVDKLLKNETPVIYGDGEQTRDFVHVKQVVKANILSAESKETGVFNIGLGKSTSINQLFEIVKNTMGKDIEPKYEDARAGEIKHSFADISKARSIGYVPKGDFVDYLSDTVNSFKN, encoded by the coding sequence ATGAAAAATAAAAAGGTAGTTGTTACAGGCGGTCTTGGATTTATTGGTTCCCATTTGATTGATAGACTAAATGAAAACAACAACATTGTTATAGTAGATAACCAGTCATCAGGAGATATTAAGAATATTAAGGACTTCGATTTTACAAAAATTGACACAAACCTTGGTGATATTACCAAGATGAACCTTGAAAATATTTTTGAAGGAGCAGATTATGTTTTTCATATGGCCGCAATGACCAGTGTTACACAGAGTGTTGTGGATCCCATTGGATGTAATGAAACTAATGTAACAGGAACTTTGAAGGTTCTTGAAGCTGCAAGGAAATGTGGAGTTAAAAAATTGGTATTTTCATCCTCTTCTGCTGTATACGGTGAAACTGAATCACTTCCAATAAGTGAAAAAATTCCAATCAATCCATTATCACCCTATGCTGTAGCAAAGGCAACTGGAGAACTATATTGTAATGTATATTCTGAGATATATGGACTTCCAACAGTTGCACTTCGATACTTCAATGTATTCGGGCCAAGACAAGATCCTGAATCAGATTATGCTCCAGTTATTCCAATTTTCGTTGATAAACTTCTTAAAAACGAAACTCCAGTTATATATGGTGATGGAGAACAGACAAGAGATTTTGTGCATGTAAAACAGGTTGTAAAAGCGAATATTCTTTCAGCAGAATCCAAGGAAACTGGAGTGTTCAATATTGGTCTAGGGAAAAGTACATCAATTAACCAGCTCTTTGAAATAGTTAAAAACACCATGGGTAAAGATATTGAACCCAAATATGAAGATGCACGTGCAGGAGAAATTAAACATTCATTTGCAGATATATCTAAGGCCAGGTCAATTGGATATGTACCAAAAGGTGATTTTGTTGACTATCTTTCAGACACTGTAAATTCATTTAAAAATTAA
- a CDS encoding DUF1616 domain-containing protein, whose product MKLDKTVSSILVILLVAAVIATVYIIVNPSPGEKFTELYILGAGDKAGNYPTNLSVNEIGNLTIGLVNHEQSTTTYNLVETLNGVTLSNQNITLSNNETKQINFSFQPTQTGNNQTLEFKLYKLPNTDTVYRSVFLYVNVI is encoded by the coding sequence ATGAAGTTAGATAAAACTGTATCATCAATTTTAGTAATTTTACTTGTTGCGGCTGTCATAGCAACTGTTTATATAATTGTAAATCCAAGTCCAGGTGAAAAATTTACTGAGCTATATATTTTAGGAGCAGGAGATAAGGCAGGAAACTATCCAACCAATCTAAGTGTGAATGAAATTGGAAATTTAACAATTGGACTGGTGAATCATGAACAGTCCACAACAACCTACAATCTGGTTGAAACATTAAATGGTGTAACCCTTTCCAATCAAAATATTACACTCTCTAACAATGAAACTAAACAGATAAATTTCTCATTCCAGCCTACACAAACAGGAAATAATCAAACGTTAGAATTTAAACTCTATAAACTACCTAATACTGACACTGTATATCGTTCAGTTTTCTTGTACGTGAATGTCATATGA